The following is a genomic window from Brevibacterium limosum.
CCATCGGCGAAGTCGTGCCGATCGAAAAGGCGACGATGGGCCACCGCACCGTCGTCCAATGGGACAAGGACGACTGCGCGGCCATGGACCTGGTGAAGTTCGACCTGCTCGGCCTGGGCATGCTCACCGCCCTGCACGAGATGGTCGGGCTCGTCCACCGCCACACCGGGATCCTCATCGACCGCGCGGAGATCGATGACGACGACGAAGCCGTCTACGAGATGCTCTGCCGCGCCGATGCCGTCGGAGTCTTCCAAGTCGAATCCCGCGCCCAGCTGGCGACCCTGCCCCGACTGCGGCCGAAGAAGTTCTACGACCTGGCTGTCCAGGTCGCCCTCATCCGACCGGGACCGATCCAAGGCGGATCCGTCCACCCCTATATCCGCCGACGGCAGGGCCTCGATACGGTCGAATACCTCCATCCGCTGCTCGAGAAGTCCTTGTCCAAGACCTGCGGAGTCCCACTGTTCCAAGAGCAGCTGATGCAGATGGCCATCGATGTCGGCGGGTTCACCGGTGCCGATGCCGACCGGCTGCGCCAGGCCATGGGCTCACGCCGGTCGGAGAAGCGGATGGCCGAACTCGCCGAGAAGTTCCGCTCAGGTGCCGTGGAGCGCGGAGTGGATGAGGACACCGCCGAGACGATCTTCTCCACCATCGCCGCCTTCGCGAACTACGGGTTCCCCGAATCGCATGCCATCAGCTTCGCGAACCTCGTCTATCAGTCCGCCTGGTTCAAATACCACCACCACGCGGCCTTCACCGCCGGACTGCTGCGCAGCCAGCCGATGGGGTTCTACTCCCCGCAGTCGCTCATCGCCGACGCCCGCCGCCACGGGGTGCCGATCCTGCCCGTCGACATCCGCAGGTCGCAGGCGGCCACGGACCTCGAGCGGGTCGGGCCCGGGGAACCGGGACACAGCACCGCCTCGGCGGGGGAATTGGGGATCCGCTTGGGACTGGACACGGTCGCACATGTCGGCTCCTTCGCCGAGGTGATCGTGACCGAACGCGACAACGCGCCGTTCGCCTCGGTGGCGGATCTGGCCGAACGCACCGGAATCGGCAAACAGGCCCTGGAATCGCTGGCCACGGCCGGAGCACTGGCCGGATTCGACCTCGACCGCCGGCAGGCGCTGTGGCTGGCCGGGGGAGTCGCCGGAGCCCATCCGGGGCTGCTGCCGGGGACGGCGAGCGTGGACTCGGCCCCGACCCTGCCGGCCATGGACGCCTTCGACATCACCCTGGCCGAGCTCTTCTCCACCGGAATCACCGTCGACGGCTATCCCACGCAGATGATGCGTGAGCAGCTGAACGCGCGCGGGTACTCCTCGACCGCGGATGCCGCACGTGCCGGGGACGGGACCCGGATGACGGTGGCCGCGATCGTCACGCACCGGCAGCGCCCGGCCACCGCCTCGGGGATCACCTTCATCAACCTCGAGGACGAATTCGGAATGCTCAATGTCGTAGCCACGGCCGGACTGATGAAACGCTTCCGCACGGTCGCGACCTCCCGCAACGCCCTCGTCGTCACCGGGCTCATCCAACGTGGGGGAGACGTGGTCAGCCTCTACGCGCACAAGCTCATCCCCCTCGACGTGCAGCTGCCGACGAAGGCACGGAACTTCCGGTGACCCGTGGAAGCGACGATGACCTGCTGGACGTCTTGTGACGAAAGATGACAGACGATGACATCAACATGACACACAGGCGGACGCGGGAGGCGGAAGTCGATGACAGTAGACACATCACACCGACTCCATCAGCCGGCACCACCGCTGCACCCACCGAGGAGACACCATGAGCCAGTCATTCGACACCCGCCAGATCCACGCAGGACAGACCCCCGACCCGGTCACCGGTTCGCGCGCCCTGCCCATCCACCAGACCACCTCGTTCGTCTTCGACAGCAACGAGACCGCGGCCAACCGCTTCGCTCTGTCCGAACTCGGGCCCATCTACACCCGCATCACGAACCCGACCACCGAGGTCGTGGAGAACCGCATCGCCGACCTCGAAGGCGGAGTCCACGCCGTGCTCACCGCTTCGGGACAGTCCGCGGCGCTGCTGGCGATCACGAACATCGCCGGCGCCGGTGACCATATCGTCGCCAGCTCCAGCCTCTACGGCGGAACCCAGAACCTGTTCAATGTCACCCTGCGCAAGCTCGGTATCGACACCACCTTCGTCGACGTCGATGACCTCGATGAATGGAAGAACGCGGTGCAGGACAACACGAAGCTGTTCTTCGCCGAGGTCGTGTCCAACCCCCGCTCCGACGTCCTCGACATCACCGCCGTCGCGGACATCGCCCATGCCGCCGGTGTGCCGCTGTTCACCGACAACACCCTGGCCAGCCCCTACCTGGTGCGTCCGATCGAGCACGGCGCCGACGTCGTCATCCACTCGGCCACGAAGTACCTCGGCGGCCACGGCACCTCGATCGCCGGAGTCCTCGTCGACAGCGGAAACTTCGACTACGGCGCACAGCCGGAGAAGTTCCCCGGCTTCAACGAACCCGATGAGTCCTACAACGGTCTCGTCTACGCCCGCGACCTCGGCGCCGACGGCGTCCTCGGAGCGAATGTGGCCTTCGGACTCAAGGCCCGCGTGCAGGGTCTGCGCGACCTCGGACCGGCAGCCAGCCCGTTCAACGCCTTCCTCATCGCCCAGGGACTGGAGACGCTGAGCCTGCGCATCGCCCGCCACGTCGAGAACGCGGAGAAGGTCGCCGCCTACCTCGAAGGCCACGAACAGGTCACCCGCGTCGCCTACGCCGGACTCGCCTCGAGCCCGTGGAACGACAAGGCGAAGAAGTACCTGCCGAACGGTGTCGGTTCGGTGCTGGCCTTCGACATCGCCGGCGGCTACGACGCGGCAGTCGCCTTCGTCGACGCCCTCGAACTGCACTCGCACGTGGCCAATATCGGCGACGTCCGCTCGCTCGTCATCCACCCGGCCTCGACCACCCACTCGCAGCTCGACGAAGCGGCCCAGGAAGCAGCCGGAGTCAACCCGGCCCTGGTGCGTCTGTCCGTGGGACTCGAAGGCATCGACGACATCATCGGCGACCTCGACAAGGGCTTCGCAGCGGCAGCGGCGAAGGCGTCGGCCGCGGCCTGAGATGACCACCCAGAGCACCTCCGTCGAACGGATCCTGGGCTTCGGCACGGACTCGGGGCACACATTCGGCACGGTCGAGATCGCCTATGAGACCTTCGGCACCCTCAACGCCCAGCGATCCAATGCGATCCTCATCGAGCACGCTCTGACCGGCGACACCCGCGTCACCGAATGGTGGGCGGGTGTCGTGGGGCCCGGAGAAGCCGTGGATACGAACAAGTACTTCGTGGTGTGCGCGAATTCGCTCGGGGGCTGCTCGGGCACGACCGGGCCGCAGTCGCCCTACGGTGACGGTCTGGCCTACGGCTCGCGGTTTCCCACGGTGTCGATCCGGGACATGGCACGCCTGGAACACAACCTCGCCCAGATCCTCGGCATCGATTCCTGGGTCGCCGTCATCGGCGGATCCATGGGAGGTGCGCGGGCCCTGGAATTCGCTCTGCTGGACGCTCGGAAGGTCCGCAAATGTGCGGTCATCGCCGCACCGGCCTTCTGCGAAGCCGACCAGATCGCCTGGGCGATGATGCAGGAACGCGCGATCGAACTCGACGCCGACTATTATTCCGGAGACTATTCGGCCGTCGGCAGCTTCCCCGGCCAGGGCCTCGGCCTGGCCCGACAGATCGCGCATCTGACGTACCGCAATGATGCCGACCTCAACGAACGCTTCTCCCGTCGGATGCGTTCGGAGGACTACTACGAGGTGACCTCGTATCTGGACCACCAGGCGAAGAAGCTCACCGCCCGGTTCGACCCGCACAGCTACCTCGTGCTCACCCGGGCCCTGCGCGATCATGATGTGCGCCGAGGTCGCTCCTCCGATCTCAGAACCGCATTGGCCGACGCCTGCACGGACAACCTCGTCGTCTCCGTGTCCTCGGACCGGCTGTTCCCGCCCGAGCAGGTGGGAATCCTCGCCGAGGCGCTGCCGGGCAGAGTCCGACACGACATCATCGACTCCCCGGTCGGCCACGACGGGTTCCTCACCGAGACCGTGAAGATCTCCGCGGTGCTCGCCGACTTCCTCGCCGCCTGAGCTCGATCGGAACGCCGAAGCGCGCCGAGTCACCGAGCACCGGAAGACCCCCGCAGACCGTTCGCTGCGGGGGTCTTCCGGTGTGCCTGCTTCAGGCCGCGGTCACTTCGCGCCGGCCTTCGCCTTCTTCTTCGCGGCCTTGCGCAGCTGCTTCTCGTCGACCGGGAAGTCCTGGCGGGCGCGTGCCCGTCGGTAGTAGTCAGCGGCCTCGGCTTGTCGTTCGGCCTCGACGCCGGTGGAGATCGTGGCCCGGCGGTGGATGTCCGAGTAGCCGAATGCCTCGACGAGGTCGAGGGCATTGGCCGCGAGCTTCGCGCACAGACGGTTGAGCGTCTCGTTGATCTGGCGTGCACGCGACATCGGCAGACGACCGTACATGAGGTGCCAGGCCATGTGCTTCTCGATGAGTCCGAGACCGTAGGTATCACGCAGCCGACGGAAGACCTTGGCCTGATCGGCCTGGGTCTGCTCCTTCATCTTCTCGTCCAGGGCCTTCCACTTCTCGAGTTCGACATAGGCGCGTGCCATCTCGATGAGTTCGTGCTGGTGGACGTTGAACAGATCGGCTGCCTGAGCGGCCGGCA
Proteins encoded in this region:
- a CDS encoding O-acetylhomoserine aminocarboxypropyltransferase/cysteine synthase family protein, whose translation is MSQSFDTRQIHAGQTPDPVTGSRALPIHQTTSFVFDSNETAANRFALSELGPIYTRITNPTTEVVENRIADLEGGVHAVLTASGQSAALLAITNIAGAGDHIVASSSLYGGTQNLFNVTLRKLGIDTTFVDVDDLDEWKNAVQDNTKLFFAEVVSNPRSDVLDITAVADIAHAAGVPLFTDNTLASPYLVRPIEHGADVVIHSATKYLGGHGTSIAGVLVDSGNFDYGAQPEKFPGFNEPDESYNGLVYARDLGADGVLGANVAFGLKARVQGLRDLGPAASPFNAFLIAQGLETLSLRIARHVENAEKVAAYLEGHEQVTRVAYAGLASSPWNDKAKKYLPNGVGSVLAFDIAGGYDAAVAFVDALELHSHVANIGDVRSLVIHPASTTHSQLDEAAQEAAGVNPALVRLSVGLEGIDDIIGDLDKGFAAAAAKASAAA
- the metX gene encoding homoserine O-acetyltransferase MetX encodes the protein MTTQSTSVERILGFGTDSGHTFGTVEIAYETFGTLNAQRSNAILIEHALTGDTRVTEWWAGVVGPGEAVDTNKYFVVCANSLGGCSGTTGPQSPYGDGLAYGSRFPTVSIRDMARLEHNLAQILGIDSWVAVIGGSMGGARALEFALLDARKVRKCAVIAAPAFCEADQIAWAMMQERAIELDADYYSGDYSAVGSFPGQGLGLARQIAHLTYRNDADLNERFSRRMRSEDYYEVTSYLDHQAKKLTARFDPHSYLVLTRALRDHDVRRGRSSDLRTALADACTDNLVVSVSSDRLFPPEQVGILAEALPGRVRHDIIDSPVGHDGFLTETVKISAVLADFLAA